One genomic segment of Burkholderia pyrrocinia includes these proteins:
- a CDS encoding Lrp/AsnC family transcriptional regulator, translating to MPKRLPPPAVASLDATDRAILAALADDARIATSELARQIGLSAPATADRVRRLEAQGVIAAFTVELDPRALGYTLQAIVRVKPLPGQLHLVEELLRRIPEFVECDKVTGEDCFICRLYLRTIAHLDDILSKVTERAETSTAIVKSTPVPRRLPPLADDDSVHR from the coding sequence ATGCCGAAACGCCTTCCCCCACCCGCCGTCGCGTCGCTCGACGCGACCGACCGCGCGATCCTCGCGGCGCTGGCCGACGACGCGCGCATCGCGACCAGCGAACTCGCGCGGCAGATCGGGCTGTCGGCGCCCGCGACCGCCGACCGCGTGCGGCGGCTCGAGGCGCAAGGCGTGATCGCCGCGTTCACCGTCGAGCTCGATCCGCGCGCGCTCGGCTATACGCTGCAGGCAATCGTCCGCGTGAAGCCGCTGCCGGGCCAGTTGCATCTGGTCGAGGAGTTGCTGCGGCGGATCCCCGAATTCGTCGAATGCGACAAGGTGACCGGCGAAGACTGCTTCATCTGCCGGCTCTACCTGCGCACGATCGCGCACCTCGACGACATCCTGTCGAAGGTGACGGAGCGCGCGGAGACGAGCACCGCGATCGTGAAATCGACGCCCGTGCCGCGCCGCCTGCCGCCGCTCGCCGACGACGACAGCGTGCACCGCTGA
- a CDS encoding DMT family transporter, with the protein MASNEMRRGAAEMVVAMMMSGTIGWLVMSSRQPLTNVVFFRCLFGAATLAIVCAAFGFLRRSLFSPRMLALATLGSVAIVANWLLLFAAYSRASISMATAVYNTQPFMLVALGAIVFRERVTASTVAWLALAFAGLVFVVRVEPAVLAVPGEYLEGVALSLGAAFLYAISSIVTKHLKGTPPHLLALLQAGLGIVLLAPFAHFDTLPATAGQWLDLVVLGVVNTGLMYVLLYGAIQKLPTAMTGALSFVYPVVAILVDHVAFGQTLAWTQVFGALLILLAAAGVNLGWRIVPARRAAVGN; encoded by the coding sequence ATGGCCTCGAATGAAATGCGCCGCGGTGCCGCCGAAATGGTCGTCGCGATGATGATGTCCGGCACGATCGGCTGGCTCGTGATGTCGTCGCGGCAGCCGCTGACGAACGTCGTGTTCTTCCGCTGCCTGTTCGGCGCCGCGACGCTCGCGATCGTCTGCGCGGCGTTCGGCTTCCTGCGCCGCTCGCTGTTCTCGCCGCGGATGCTCGCGCTCGCGACGCTCGGCAGCGTCGCGATCGTCGCGAACTGGCTGCTGCTGTTCGCCGCCTATTCGCGCGCGTCGATCTCGATGGCGACCGCCGTCTACAACACGCAGCCGTTCATGCTCGTCGCGCTCGGCGCCATCGTGTTCCGCGAGCGGGTCACCGCGTCGACGGTCGCGTGGCTCGCGCTCGCGTTCGCCGGGCTCGTCTTCGTGGTGCGCGTCGAGCCGGCCGTGCTCGCGGTGCCGGGCGAATATCTGGAAGGCGTCGCGCTGTCGCTCGGCGCGGCCTTCCTGTATGCGATCTCGTCGATCGTCACGAAGCACCTGAAGGGCACGCCGCCGCATCTGCTCGCGCTGCTGCAGGCCGGCCTCGGCATCGTGCTGCTCGCGCCGTTCGCGCACTTCGATACGCTGCCCGCGACTGCCGGGCAATGGCTCGACCTCGTCGTGCTCGGCGTCGTGAACACGGGCCTGATGTATGTGCTGCTGTACGGCGCGATCCAGAAGCTGCCGACCGCGATGACCGGCGCGCTGTCGTTCGTCTATCCGGTCGTCGCGATCCTCGTCGATCACGTTGCGTTCGGGCAGACGCTCGCGTGGACGCAGGTGTTCGGCGCGCTGCTGATCCTGCTCGCGGCGGCCGGCGTGAATCTCGGCTGGCGCATCGTGCCCGCGCGTCGCGCGGCGGTCGGCAACTGA
- a CDS encoding alpha/beta fold hydrolase produces the protein MSFEAFAPFRVMVQDTDIFGVKGGAGPPLLLLHGHPQTHMIWHRVAATLANHFTVIATDLRGYGASGRPPSDAQHVPYSKRAMAADQVAVMRHFGFEHFHVCAHDRGARVAHRLALDHPDAVERMMLLDIAPTLAMYEKTDRAFATAYFHWFFLIQPEPLPETLIGAHTDAYIERVMGNRSAGLAPFAPEALDAYRAALAQPGAVHAMCEDYRASATIDLEHDRADLERGNKVACPLRVLWGEHGIVGRCFDPLDEWRRVARDVSGRALECGHYIPEEAPVALIDELLAFFEARDPSA, from the coding sequence ATGTCGTTTGAGGCGTTTGCACCGTTTCGCGTGATGGTGCAGGACACCGACATCTTCGGTGTCAAAGGAGGCGCGGGCCCGCCGCTCCTGTTGCTGCACGGGCATCCGCAAACCCACATGATCTGGCATCGCGTTGCCGCGACGCTCGCGAATCACTTCACGGTGATCGCCACCGACCTGCGCGGCTACGGCGCATCGGGCCGGCCGCCGAGCGACGCGCAGCACGTGCCGTATTCGAAACGGGCGATGGCGGCCGACCAGGTCGCCGTGATGCGGCATTTCGGTTTCGAGCACTTCCATGTGTGCGCGCACGATCGCGGCGCGCGCGTCGCGCACCGGCTCGCGCTCGATCACCCGGACGCCGTCGAGCGGATGATGCTGCTCGACATCGCGCCGACGCTCGCGATGTACGAGAAAACCGACCGCGCGTTCGCGACCGCGTATTTCCACTGGTTCTTCCTGATCCAGCCGGAGCCGCTGCCCGAGACGCTGATCGGCGCGCATACCGATGCGTACATCGAGCGCGTGATGGGCAACCGGTCCGCCGGGCTCGCGCCGTTCGCGCCCGAGGCGCTCGACGCGTACCGTGCCGCGCTCGCGCAGCCGGGCGCCGTGCATGCGATGTGCGAGGACTACCGCGCATCGGCGACGATCGACCTCGAGCACGACCGTGCGGATCTCGAGCGCGGCAACAAGGTCGCGTGCCCGCTGCGCGTGCTGTGGGGCGAGCACGGGATCGTCGGGCGCTGCTTCGATCCGCTCGACGAATGGCGTCGCGTCGCGCGCGATGTCAGCGGCCGAGCGCTCGAATGCGGGCACTACATTCCGGAAGAGGCACCCGTCGCGCTGATCGACGAACTGCTCGCGTTCTTCGAGGCGCGCGACCCGTCCGCATGA
- a CDS encoding LysR family transcriptional regulator produces MDTLVSMNVFRYVVEVGSFVGAAERMQMSAAMASKHVMHLEQQLGARLLHRTTRRVAPTEAGREYYERLVQALSELDEAGQAVGAASVVPQGRLRVTSLSAFGLRHVMQAVTDYAGRFPDVTVDMTLSDRVVDLIEEGYDVAVRAAPNGLKSSSLVARQIATAHILLVASPEYLDKHGTPETIADLARHNYLRRDSNSTMLDSLVIDAAAASRVTLNGNLIVNHLEGLRAAVLAGAGIALLGTEVVGDDIESGRLVPVLLDVVPPHEAPIYAVYASRRHVSAKVRSFVDFLAARFEGQSLCPSIESRLRVLPITRIKRAG; encoded by the coding sequence ATGGATACCCTCGTCAGCATGAATGTGTTTCGCTACGTCGTCGAAGTGGGCAGCTTCGTCGGCGCGGCCGAGCGCATGCAGATGTCGGCTGCGATGGCGAGCAAGCACGTGATGCATCTCGAGCAGCAGCTCGGCGCGCGGCTGCTGCATCGCACGACACGACGTGTCGCCCCTACCGAGGCGGGACGCGAATATTACGAGCGCCTCGTGCAGGCGCTGTCGGAACTCGACGAAGCCGGGCAGGCTGTCGGCGCCGCGAGCGTGGTGCCGCAGGGCCGCCTGCGCGTGACGTCGTTGTCCGCGTTCGGGCTGCGGCATGTGATGCAGGCAGTCACGGATTACGCGGGCCGGTTCCCGGACGTGACAGTCGACATGACGCTGTCCGATCGCGTGGTCGACCTGATCGAGGAAGGCTACGACGTCGCGGTGCGCGCGGCGCCGAACGGATTGAAATCGTCGTCGCTGGTCGCACGGCAGATCGCGACCGCGCACATCCTGCTCGTCGCGTCGCCCGAATATCTCGACAAGCACGGCACGCCCGAAACGATCGCCGATCTCGCGCGCCACAACTACCTGCGGCGCGACTCGAATTCGACGATGCTCGACTCGCTCGTGATCGATGCGGCAGCGGCGTCGCGCGTGACCCTCAACGGCAACCTGATCGTGAACCATCTCGAAGGGCTGCGAGCGGCCGTGCTCGCGGGCGCGGGCATCGCGCTGCTCGGCACCGAGGTGGTCGGCGACGACATCGAATCCGGCCGGCTGGTGCCGGTGCTCCTCGATGTGGTGCCGCCGCACGAGGCGCCGATCTATGCGGTCTACGCGAGCCGCCGTCACGTGTCCGCGAAGGTGCGTTCGTTCGTCGATTTCCTCGCGGCGCGTTTCGAAGGGCAGTCGCTGTGCCCGTCGATCGAATCGCGCCTGCGCGTGCTGCCGATCACGCGGATCAAGCGCGCGGGCTGA
- a CDS encoding NAD(P)H-dependent flavin oxidoreductase, whose product MALPTVLQNLTLPVIASPMFIVSYPELVLAQCKAGIVGSFPALNARPAELLDEWLTQIQSELADHKAKHPDAVIGPIAVNQIVHQSNARLEHDVRVCVEHKVPIFITSLRAPAREIVDAVHSYGGIVLHDVINLRHAQKALEAGVDGLILVAAGAGGHAGTTSPFALVGEVRKIFDGPIVLSGSIANGGSILAAQAMGADFAYMGTRFIATQEAHAVEDYKRAIVNAKSSDIIYTNLFTGVHGNYIRESIEKAGLDPEALPESDKTKMNFGSDKTKAWKDIWGAGQGVGLMDDLPSVGALVERLKGEYDAAKERLGIAR is encoded by the coding sequence ATGGCATTGCCCACTGTCCTGCAGAACCTGACGTTGCCTGTCATCGCGTCGCCGATGTTCATCGTCAGCTACCCCGAACTCGTGCTCGCGCAATGCAAGGCGGGCATCGTCGGTTCGTTCCCCGCGCTCAACGCCCGTCCGGCCGAACTGCTCGACGAGTGGCTCACGCAGATCCAGTCCGAACTCGCCGACCACAAGGCGAAGCACCCCGATGCGGTGATCGGCCCGATCGCGGTCAACCAGATCGTCCACCAGTCGAACGCGCGGCTCGAGCACGACGTGCGCGTATGCGTCGAGCACAAGGTACCGATCTTCATCACGAGCCTGCGCGCGCCGGCACGCGAGATCGTCGACGCGGTGCACAGCTACGGCGGCATCGTGCTGCACGACGTGATCAACCTGCGCCACGCGCAGAAGGCGCTCGAAGCCGGCGTCGACGGGCTGATCCTCGTCGCGGCCGGCGCGGGCGGCCACGCGGGCACGACGTCGCCGTTCGCGCTCGTCGGCGAAGTCCGCAAGATCTTCGACGGCCCGATCGTGCTGTCCGGCTCGATCGCGAACGGCGGCTCGATCCTCGCCGCGCAGGCGATGGGCGCCGATTTCGCGTACATGGGCACGCGCTTCATCGCGACGCAGGAGGCGCACGCGGTCGAGGACTACAAGCGCGCGATCGTCAACGCGAAATCCTCGGACATCATCTACACGAACCTCTTCACCGGCGTGCACGGCAACTACATCCGCGAGAGCATCGAGAAAGCCGGCCTCGATCCGGAAGCGCTGCCGGAATCCGACAAGACGAAGATGAATTTCGGCAGTGACAAGACGAAGGCGTGGAAGGACATCTGGGGTGCCGGCCAGGGCGTCGGCCTGATGGACGACCTGCCGAGCGTGGGCGCACTCGTCGAGCGGCTGAAGGGCGAGTACGACGCAGCAAAGGAGCGGCTCGGCATCGCACGCTGA
- a CDS encoding porin has product MNAFVRRASRTSVKLIAAAACVAATAPVHAQSSVSLYGQVDEWVGATKFPGGDRAWNVSGGGMSTSYWGLHGAEDLGSGYKAIFTLESFFRAQNGQFGRFQGDTFFARNAYVGISSPYGTVTAGRLTTHLFLSTILFNPFYDSYTFSPMVYHVFLGLGTFPTYPSDQGAVGDSGWNNALSYTSPSFGGLNFGAMYALGNQAGDNRSKKWSAQFNYANGPFAATAMYQYVNFNNGPQDLSALVTGMKSQGIALVGATYDLKLVKLFGQYMYTKNDQVAGSWHVNTAQGGVSVPLGVGNAMASYAYSRDAGGLDQTRQTWAVGYDYPLSKRTDVYAAYMNDHISGLSTGNTFGAGIRAKF; this is encoded by the coding sequence ATGAATGCATTCGTTCGCCGTGCGTCGCGCACGTCCGTCAAGCTGATCGCCGCAGCCGCCTGCGTGGCGGCCACCGCTCCCGTCCATGCGCAGTCGAGCGTGTCGCTCTACGGTCAGGTTGACGAATGGGTCGGCGCAACCAAGTTCCCGGGCGGCGATCGCGCATGGAACGTGTCGGGCGGCGGGATGTCGACGTCGTACTGGGGCCTGCACGGCGCAGAGGATCTCGGCAGCGGCTACAAGGCGATCTTCACGCTGGAAAGCTTCTTCCGCGCGCAGAACGGCCAGTTCGGCCGCTTCCAGGGCGACACGTTCTTCGCCCGCAACGCATACGTCGGCATCAGCTCGCCGTACGGCACGGTCACGGCAGGCCGCCTGACGACGCACCTGTTCCTGTCGACGATCCTGTTCAACCCGTTCTACGACTCGTACACCTTCTCGCCGATGGTGTACCACGTGTTCCTCGGCCTCGGCACGTTCCCGACCTATCCGAGCGACCAGGGTGCAGTCGGCGATTCGGGCTGGAACAATGCGCTGTCGTATACGTCGCCGTCGTTCGGTGGCCTGAATTTCGGCGCGATGTATGCGCTCGGCAACCAGGCCGGCGACAACCGCTCGAAGAAGTGGAGCGCGCAGTTCAACTATGCGAACGGCCCGTTCGCGGCGACCGCCATGTATCAGTACGTGAACTTCAACAACGGCCCGCAGGACCTGAGCGCGCTCGTCACCGGCATGAAGAGCCAGGGCATCGCGCTGGTCGGCGCGACCTACGACCTGAAGCTCGTGAAGCTGTTCGGCCAGTACATGTATACGAAGAACGACCAGGTCGCGGGCAGCTGGCACGTGAACACCGCGCAGGGCGGCGTGTCGGTGCCGCTCGGCGTGGGCAACGCGATGGCGTCGTACGCGTATTCGCGCGATGCCGGCGGCCTCGACCAGACGCGCCAGACCTGGGCCGTCGGCTACGACTATCCGCTGTCCAAGCGCACGGACGTCTACGCCGCGTACATGAACGACCACATCAGCGGCCTGTCGACCGGCAACACGTTCGGCGCAGGTATCCGCGCGAAGTTCTGA